In one window of Macadamia integrifolia cultivar HAES 741 chromosome 2, SCU_Mint_v3, whole genome shotgun sequence DNA:
- the LOC122066017 gene encoding guanine nucleotide-binding protein subunit gamma 3, translating to MAAPNTSSVPSLPLPCPKSPPLYPDLYGKRRELLKVQMIEREIGFLEEELKSLESLQPASRHCKEVDEFVGAKSDPLIPVDRKIRRSHCLWKWLCGKSCFNLSWICCSSSCSLHLESPSCCACRPSIKLPRCHSLHCCHLKRISCSRCCFLPNLSCPDCCSCSRCTCSCPKCTNLCYCPNCTKTWCNPCCLCY from the exons ATGGCTGCTCCAAATACTTCCTCTGTTCCTTCTCTGCCGCTGCCTTGTCCTAAGTCGCCTCCCTTGTATCCGGATTTGTACGGGAAGCGTCGGGAGTTGTTGAAGGTTCAGATGATTGAAAGAGAGATTGGTTTTCTGGAG GAGGAGTTAAAGTCTCTTGAAAGTCTTCAACCTGCCTCCAGACACTGCAAAGA GGTTGACGAATTTGTAGGGGCTAAGTCGGACCCCTTAATTCCTGT AGATCGAAAGATTCGTAGATCCCATTGCCTCTGGAAGTGGCTCTG TGGAAAGTCATGCTTCAATTTGTCGTGGATTTGCTGCTCAAGTAGTTGCTCACTTCATCTAGAATCACCAAGCTGCTGTGCCTGTCGACCTTCTATAAAGTTGCCACGTTGCCACTCTCTCCACTGCTGCCACTTGAAGAGAATATCTTGCAGTAGGTGTTGCTTTCTTCCTAATCTTTCCTGCCCAGATTGCTGCTCATGCAGCAGATGTACATGTTCTTGCCCTAAATGTACAAACTTATGCTATTGTCCTAACTGTACAAAAACCTGGTGTAACCCTTGTTGTCTATGTTATTAG
- the LOC122065702 gene encoding uncharacterized protein LOC122065702 gives MANVDNTPIISSTDDDVEELILATLLIVQYHYSSDLYNREPRRDSAFTGAAWVHEVLHGHANRCYEEFGMERHVFLNLCLLMRHRGWLQDSRKIRVDEQLTMFMFRITGVGPTNRAVEERFQHLGQTVSYYFGKVLQGVLKLSKEYIKAPSFDEIPMEIIANNKWWPYFKDCIGAIDGTHVTAIVPKGKQIPYRGRKGITTQNGSITL, from the exons ATGGCAAATGTCGATAATACTCCAATAATCTCCTCTACTGACGACGATGTAGAAGAATTGATTCTCGCAACATTGTTGATAGTACAATATCATTATTCCAGCGATTTATACAATAGAGAACCACGTAGGGATAGTGCATTCACAGGGGCAGCATGGGTACATGAGGTGTTGCATGGGCATGCAAACCGTTGTTACGAAGAATTTGGCATGGAACGACATGTGTTTTTAAATTTATGCCTACTAATGAGACATCGTGGTTGGTTACAAGACAGTCGCAAAATTAGGGTAGATGAGCAATTGACAATGTTCATGTTCAGAATAACAGGTGTAGGTCCTACTAATAGAGCAGTTGAGGAGAGATTCCAACATTTAGGACAGACTGTCAGCTATTACTTTGGCAAAGTATTGCAAGGGGTGCTTAAGCTTTCTAAGGAGTATATCAAAGCCCCATCGTTTGATGAGATTCCTATGGAAATAATTGCAAACAACAAATGgtggccatattttaag gattgcattggtgccaTAGATGGTACACATGTTACGGCTATAGTTCCCAAGGGAAAACAGATCCCATATCGAGGACGGAAGGGGATAACAacccaaaat GGAAGTATTACGTTGTAG
- the LOC122087448 gene encoding protein LURP-one-related 6-like yields MSATTIIKPIVSKLYCSASQVVVLTVRKRPHVVSGGGLVVMDDCSQKIIFRVDGCGTLGIKGELVLRDADGESLLLIRRKGGMFQALSIHSGQWKGYMVDYEGAEKLVFSLKEPNSCLAKNIKVNVGPKKCNLNKDWDFEVRGSFPDKACSIIDCAGNTVAQIGVRKGQLMMVSKDLYQVQVQPGYDQAFVFGVIAVLDHIYGESTHC; encoded by the exons atgtctGCAACTACCATTATAAAGCCCATTGTGAGCAAACTCTACTGTTCTGCTTCACAGGTAGTAGTACTCACAGTGAGAAAGAGGCCTCATGTTGTGAGTGGAGGGGGTCTAGTAGTCATGGATGATTGCAGCCAAAAGATTATTTTTAGGGTTGATGGCTGTGGAACTCTAGGCATCAAAGGAGAACTGGTCctaagagatgctgatggagAATCTTTGCTTCTCATTCGCCGAAAG GGAGGAATGTTTCAAGCTCTAAGCATTCACAGTGGGCAATGGAAGGGTTACATGGTGGACTATGAAGGAGCAGAGAAGTTGGTTTTTAGCCTAAAAGAGCCAAACTCATGCCTTGCAAAGAACATCAAAGTGAATGTTGGACCTAAGAAGTGTAACCTTAATAAGGACTGGGATTTTGAGGTCAGGGGTTCTTTCCCTGATAAAGCTTGTTCCATTATTGATTGTGCTGGAAACACAGTTGCACAG ATTGGAGTGAGGAAGGGACAGTTGATGATGGTAAGCAAGGATCTCTATCAGGTGCAGGTGCAACCAGGATATGACCAAGCTTTTGTTTTTGGGGTCATTGCTGTTCTTGACCATATCTATGGTGAGTCTACTCATTGTTGA
- the LOC122066009 gene encoding subtilisin-like protease SBT1.4 → MKEEEIRIGEMVGRMAIVPSISFVLFLFLSLCLLPSAISSSHQSGSELETFIIHVSSSEKPPVFATDHHWYASILRSLPHSPHPSQIIYTYKHAVNGFSVRLTHSQAAQVRRLPGVLSVIPDQIRQLHTTHTPQFLGLSDVSGLWPNSGYAEDVIIGVLDTGIWPERPSFSDSGLSLAPSTWKGICETGPDFPACSGKIIGARAFYKGYEAAMGRPVDESVESKSPRDTEGHGTHTASTAAGSTVENAGLFKYAVGEARGMATKARIAAYKICWSVGCFDSDILAAMDQAVADGVHVISLSVGASGFAPPYDYDSIAIGAFGAAQNGVLVSCSAGNSGPGTYTAVNIAPWILTVGASTIDREFPADVVLGDGRVFGGVSLYSGDSLDGLEFPLIYAADSGSRYCYSGGLDSSKVAGKIVICDRGGNARVEKGSVVKAAGGVGMIMANTAESGEELIADSHLIPATMVGQMAADKIRDYVRSNPSPTATIVFRGTVIGASPSAPKVAAFSSRGPNHLTPEILKPDVIAPGVNILAGWTGAIGPTDLDIDPRRVDFNIISGTSMSCPHVSGLAALLRKAHPQWSPAALKSALMTTAYNLDNSGNNFTDLATGGESSPFIHGAGHVDPNRALDPGLVYDISVSEYVAFLCAVGYDSKQIEIFVRDHSPVDCASHSPNFGSPGNLNYPSFSVMFGPGTDVVSYTRVVTNVGSSLDVVYEAKVWGPSTVEITVSPSKLVFNATNQSLSYRITFSSSSIKDPTAALAAAFGGIEWSDGTHIVRSPIAIRWGQSFDYGISSYVSGSNSESGRSVL, encoded by the coding sequence atgaaggaagaagagataagaATAGGGGAAATGGTGGGAAGGATGGCTATCGTTCCTTCCATCTCCTTcgtcctctttctctttctcagtCTTTGTCTTCTCCCTTCTGCGATTTCTTCTTCCCACCAATCTGGATCGGAGTTAGAGACCTTCATCATCCACGTCTCGTCATCAGAGAAACCACCGGTGTTCGCGACCGACCATCACTGGTACGCCTCAATTCTCCGATCTCTTCCTCACTCACCTCACCCTTCCCAAATCATCTATACCTATAAACACGCGGTCAATGGATTCTCCGTTCGCCTCACTCATTCTCAGGCGGCCCAGGTTCGCCGGCTTCCAGGTGTACTCTCCGTCATCCCTGACCAGATCCGCCAGCTCCACACCACCCACACCCCTCAATTCCTCGGCCTCTCTGATGTTTCCGGTCTCTGGCCCAATTCCGGTTACGCCGAGGATGTCATCATTGGCGTACTTGATACTGGAATCTGGCCTGAGCGCCCCAGCTTTTCCGACTCTGGATTGTCCCTTGCACCATCTACTTGGAAGGGCATCTGCGAAACCGGGCCTGATTTCCCGGCTTGTAGCGGGAAGATCATAGGTGCCAGAGCTTTCTACAAAGGGTACGAGGCCGCCATGGGAAGGCCTGTGGATGAGTCCGTCGAATCCAAGTCTCCCAGAGACACCGAAGGTCACGGCACCCATACCGCATCTACGGCCGCCGGATCTACCGTTGAAAATGCTGGTTTATTCAAATACGCGGTCGGAGAAGCGAGAGGGATGGCCACGAAGGCGAGGATTGCTGCCTACAAGATCTGTTGGAGCGTAGGTTGCTTCGACTCCGATATACTGGCTGCCATGGACCAAGCCGTCGCCGATGGTGTCCATGTTATCTCTCTATCTGTTGGAGCCagtggctttgcccctccttaCGACTATGATTCAATTGCGATCGGAGCCTTCGGGGCCGCCCAGAATGGCGTGCTTGTTTCCTGCTCGGCTGGAAACTCTGGCCCCGGTACTTACACTGCCGTGAACATCGCCCCTTGGATTCTCACCGTCGGTGCCTCCACTATAGATAGAGAATTCCCGGCAGATGTGGTCCTAGGCGATGGAAGGGTCTTCGGCGGAGTCTCTCTTTACTCGGGCGATTCTCTCGACGGATTGGAATTCCCCCTTATCTATGCTGCCGATAGCGGCAGCAGATATTGCTACTCTGGGGGACTCGATTCGTCCAAAGTAGCTGGTAAGATCGTTATCTGCGATCGCGGTGGTAACGCGAGAGTGGAGAAAGGAAGTGTTGTCAAGGCCGCTGGCGGTGTTGGGATGATAATGGCGAACACAGCCGAGAGCGGGGAGGAGCTTATCGCCGACTCTCATCTCATCCCTGCTACCATGGTTGGCCAAATGGCAGCTGACAAGATCCGTGACTACGTCCGATCGAATCCATCACCGACGGCCACCATCGTCTTCCGGGGAACAGTGATAGGCGCCTCACCCTCTGCTCCCAAAGTCGCCGCCTTCTCAAGTCGTGGTCCGAACCACCTGACGCCGGAAATTCTCAAACCGGACGTCATAGCTCCAGGAGTCAACATCCTAGCCGGTTGGACCGGTGCTATAGGTCCGACCGATCTGGACATCGACCCTAGGCGCGTGGATTTCAACATTATATCAGGTACCTCCATGTCCTGCCCTCACGTAAGTGGCTTAGCGGCTTTGCTTAGGAAGGCCCACCCGCAGTGGAGCCCAGCTGCCTTGAAATCTGCCCTCATGACCACAGCTTACAATCTTGACAACTCCGGTAATAACTTCACGGATCTTGCCACCGGCGGTGAATCCTCACCGTTCATCCACGGTGCGGGCCACGTTGATCCAAACAGAGCCTTAGATCCAGGTTTGGTCTATGACATCAGTGTCAGTGAGTACGTGGCATTCCTTTGTGCCGTTGGATACGATTCAAAGCAGATAGAGATCTTCGTGAGGGACCATTCCCCTGTGGACTGTGCTTCGCACTCACCAAACTTTGGTAGTCCCGGTAATCTCAACTACCCATCCTTCTCCGTGATGTTTGGACCTGGAACTGACGTGGTAAGCTATACTAGGGTAGTTACAAACGTTGGGAGTTCGTTGGATGTGGTTTATGAGGCTAAGGTTTGGGGTCCATCCACGGTTGAGATCACAGTTTCGCCGAGTAAGCTAGTGTTCAATGCGACAAATCAGAGCTTGTCATATAGGATCACATTCTCCTCCAGCTCGATCAAAGATCCGACGGCTGCATTGGCCGCGGCTTTTGGTGGGATTGAATGGAGTGACGGGACCCACATTGTAAGAAGCCCGATCGCAATCAGATGGGGTCAGAGCTTCGACTACGGTATCTCATCTTATGTGTCCGGTAGTAACAGTGAATCAGGGAGGTCTGTGCTCTAA